GTTCGACATGAATGCGATGCCGTGCTATTGTCTGCGTCTTGATTACATCATGCTCTTCAAATCCCACTTTGTCCCTCAAGAAAGGAGGAATATTCAATCTCAATTTCACTTTTGCAAGATCATCACCAATGTCAAAACCTTTGTCTGCCATGATGGCATCTCCTTCTTTTAGTTCTCCACATTGTACTTTCTGTTTCACAGTTTCCAGAAACCCTGACCTCTGCACTATTTGTTTGTCAGAAATGGAACCCTCGAATAACTGAGACACAAACATAATGCCTCCATTAGGATCCACTCCTATGAGAGACTTAAAAGTTGTGTGGGACTTGTAAGTACTGTAACTCTCACTGTGCTTTTGTAATGAACTAGGGACTTGGAGTTTCAGTTCAGTCGCATCTACAATCACAATATTGTTGGGATAATTCTGGATAAATTCCTCCGGAGAATGTTTTATAATTATATCTCTATGTGGCCATATTTTGAGACTGCCAATTACAATGTACACAAAATTAACCCAGGTAAGATTAACGTTATTGACAGTACTCTCGGATACACAAAACCTCTCTGCTAAATCAATGTTGGACAATCCCATTCTCAGCTTCATCAGAAATATAAGAAATTCATCCTCCACTGAAAGCTTGTGTGCAGAGGGTCTTGTCATTGTTGATTCCCTTTCAAAGCCATCATTCTCTCCTTCAGTTTCACCTTCGTCGAACAGTTTTTCAATGTCTATCACGCTTGATTTTCCAGCTTCGCTATCCCAGTAAATCAAATTTTTTCGGTCAAGATTGGGCAATAGAAATTTAAGTACGTTCATGAAGTCAACGTAGgaattgaaaccagtgaaatGTGTGAAAAGCTTCTCTTCCTTGGAGAGCGTAGTGCACTTTGATAGCAAATGGTAAACAGAAAAGGTATGTAGACATGGTATCCTGTGAGATATATCCGTTATTTCATCGCAGAAATCATCCTCTTGCGTTTGAGTCTTGCGTGAAGTCAAAGTTAGCCCAGACAGAGTTAAAGTTTCCTCACCTTCGCCCTCAGATGCCGTGTCAGtcgcttcttcttcctcttgCCTACTAGTGTTCAGCTTTTCTACCGCAGACCTTGCCACAGGTTCTGGACTTTCTTCACTCCAAGCGAATATTGAAGGGACTGCGTCGCGTTTTAATCTGCGTTTTTTCGCGTCAGGAATGATAAAATCCTCAGGGCTGAAGTGCTCGCTGCAAATCTTCACATGCTTGTTTACATTAAAATAATTGGGATTTCTTCGCATTTTCGTGATCCATGTCTTCAATAAAGCCTTGTTATCGAGAGGAAGCCCGTGGAAAGAAATATCTGGACGTTTATCAGAGCTATTTTCGCATTCTCCAGCGCAGCAAAAGTGCGGCATTTTTTAGGATGAAATTTCCACGTGCGAACCGAATTATGTTTGTTTTGATTCAACACCCATTTCAAGTCACTTGATCGCCGCTCCTGATTTAGCCGATTGTGTctataaatgagcgaattcaaaacaaatatcacaatcgcccaccattgtttctgcaaagtcaaaaatttactctccaagacgaggttatttatcaccaggtaattccatcatttggAAATAGcggctactttattattcaccggcgtcacaattttttgctgattttggggctcattttgttgaaactcaagcacgcttccaacagacctgtttattttcatgaaacctttcctgcttacacagcaatactaaaaatatcctcccgtatcacgtttcaaccttaagctcgaaaattcaatacacaacatatcacagaatccttttccagggaaacatttaattgaaacaaacaacataagatgcactaaaacgccattcgcgttgcaatgactttccattgctggttaacgagaataacaaactcacgaggcagaatgtatatttatatttaattaagttagcacaacagaaaaacgctaacctcattttgacacgaaaatgctttactattgccataaaaactatccagttaagctcgcatattataaaacatgatgaattcataaaggccaccttttccagcgaaaatttttttgaaacaaacaacatatttgctcttagaggcgaaaacctcttcctatttcattgcgtacgtgaagacaagaaactcaatcgtgtcaaattaccacgtacttcaggttcaaaccctttcctgaagaacattttccttgaatataacaagaaaatgctttactattgccataaaaactatccagcacacatataaTAAAACATGAAGAATTCATAAattaaaggccaccttttccagcgaacaatttttggaaacaaacaacatatttgctattattgcgtgcgtgaggagaaaaaactcaattaatcgtgtcaaatatgcgcaatattacaacaaactaaaatttcaggatcaaaccgtttccatgaagaaccgtttccttgaataatgaagcacaaaatagacgacaagctttctttcaaataattcttggctgtcacattacctgaagactgtgcagagttgatcacagatccacttaaggtgttcgattcgttctctgtctttgttgaacccataagttaccagagaattttccatttggtttcagtgttctacataacagcacacttggtaaatattattttagaaatgcagctcactttgatttctgctcgacgggcgacagattgttgtcgaagtccattacttgtcgcttttgagattccaggtgttggttttcaccgcctgcgtagtttatccaactgccttgtttaaggatccagtaaaacgccattcgcgttacatgactttcgacgccattgcaagctaagttaattattctactgtgtccacctgagaaatctacgcagttccactaccctctcgatcctaagaaaatacgcgcagaaggctctatgcacaaagataccacttaccagggaagtgacaagcaagacttttaccgacacagaagaaaaaaaaaataataataccgAACAAATGCCCTCCATTTCTAGACTGGGATTACCTACGGCAACCCAGAAATGATTTTTTCTATAgaataaaggaaagaaaatgatttaattaagcagcaacGGGAATCACCAAAACGCAGACAATCGAAACCCTAAACGCGGCAAGAATAAATAATCaggaagctccgcttttaggcttggctaaatctatatattaacttGATGGAACCTCTTAAAAATGAGTGAAAGAAGTGGTGCTCCAAACCAACGTAATTGTAATAAAGTTCGTATTCCCGTATATAAAAAACAGTAAATCCTTGATCAAACATTGAATCATCACgtccaccatttttttttttaaatcttggtGCCCGTTGTATCATTTTATCTTCACCGTTGCACTCCTGTTTTCCTGTATAAAGCGTAGCATTTCCTGGATCACAATCGGTGCATTCTATGCGTTTTGCTTGCTATCCCGCAATGGCGATATGCTCAAGAATGTATCCAAAGGGTTCATATTTGTAGTGTTGACGAGACAACCACTCTTGTAAGTAGCTTTCA
The sequence above is a segment of the Montipora foliosa isolate CH-2021 chromosome 2, ASM3666993v2, whole genome shotgun sequence genome. Coding sequences within it:
- the LOC137991726 gene encoding uncharacterized protein, whose amino-acid sequence is MPHFCCAGECENSSDKRPDISFHGLPLDNKALLKTWITKMRRNPNYFNVNKHVKICSEHFSPEDFIIPDAKKRRLKRDAVPSIFAWSEESPEPVARSAVEKLNTSRQEEEEATDTASEGEGEETLTLSGLTLTSRKTQTQEDDFCDEITDISHRIPCLHTFSVYHLLSKCTTLSKEEKLFTHFTGFNSYVDFMNVLKFLLPNLDRKNLIYWDSEAGKSSVIDIEKLFDEGETEGENDGFERESTMTRPSAHKLSVEDEFLIFLMKLRMGLSNIDLAERFCVSESTVNNVNLTWVNFVYIVIGSLKIWPHRDIIIKHSPEEFIQNYPNNIVIVDATELKLQVPSSLQKHSESYSTYKSHTTFKSLIGVDPNGGIMFVSQLFEGSISDKQIVQRSGFLETVKQKVQCGELKEGDAIMADKGFDIGDDLAKVKLRLNIPPFLRDKVGFEEHDVIKTQTIARHRIHVERAIGKVRRFKIFHSVIPVSMFGSINQIWSVACFLSNFLNPVLSEDEISPNT